One window of the Pristis pectinata isolate sPriPec2 chromosome 13, sPriPec2.1.pri, whole genome shotgun sequence genome contains the following:
- the LOC127577347 gene encoding olfactomedin-4 isoform X2 — MSDGAFPWPRFEQLYSLSGNCSQKLNVEQFKEPIDIIADVKQRLQELVQRINALEEEYDGDLYSIVSFRIIEIESAELTDLLNQLQEMKSKNQGIMDDLVVKVQNITNEVDELERYDRLKVVQEHRKSMILKRSLSSCQSALLVTPTPPVTAHPGSCSFGKLVGVSHPKSSMLNHYGSSYRYGSWGMDPWPALGKEDQYWLTILSSSNRYGNKIRVFSSYRKFLTHSGAVDVTFKTHNAQGSGGTMYKDAYYYNCYNLDQLCRFDMTTQEILSVKLPYAGFNDKFPYCTASSCYGYSDMDLATDENGLWVLYATELNYGNLVISQLNATDMSLLKSWNTTLYKRSATNAFLVCGIVYATRYVSSEVEEIFYMFDTTTGVEQNNLAIQFRKVSPGIQYINYNPRDKLLYVYSDAYVVSYSLFFS, encoded by the exons TTGAGCAGCTGTATTCGCTCAGCGGGAACTGCAGCCAGAAGCTGAACGTCGAGCAG TTCAAGGAACCCATTGATATTATTGCTGACGTGAAGCAAAGACTGCAGGAGCTTGTGCAGCGGATTAATGCACTTGAAGAAGAATATGATGGTGATCTGTACAGTATTGTCTCATTTCGGATAATAGAGATCGAATCCGCTGAGCTGACTGACTTACTTAACCAACTTCAAGAAATGAAATCCAAGAACCAAGGGATTATGGATGATCTTGTTGTGAAG GTGCAAAATATTACCAACGAAGTGGATGAATTAGAGAGATACGACCGACTTAAAGTAGTACAAGAGCACAGAAAAAGCATGATCCTGAAAAGGAGTCTGTCTTCTTGCCAGAGTGCACTGTTAGTAACACCGACACCCCCTGTCACTGCACATCCAG gTTCTTGTTCAtttggaaaattagtgggagttTCTCACCCAAAGAGTTCAATGCTCAATCATTATGGGTCATCCTACCGATATGGTTCTTGGGGAATGGACCCATGGCCGGCTCTTGGAAAAGAGGATCAATACTGGCTGACGATTCTGTCTAGTAGTAATAGATATGGGAATAAGATCCGTGTTTTCAGTTCTTATAGAAAATTTCTCACCCACAGTGGTGCTGTTGATGTGACTTTTAAAACCCATAATGCTCAAGGCTCTGGTGGGACAATGTATAAAGATGCTTACTATTACAACTGCTACAATTTGGATCAGCTCTGCAGGTTTGATATGACCACACAGGAGATTTTGTCTGTCAAACTGCCTTATGCTGGTTTTAATGACAAGTTTCCATACTGCACAGCTTCTTCCTGTTATGGGTACTCGGACATGGATCTGGCAACAGATGAAAATGGGCTCTGGGTACTTTATGCAACTGAGCTAAATTATGGAAACCTGGTCATCAGTCAGCTCAATGCAACTGACATGTCATTACTCAAAAGCTGGAACACCACTCTGTACAAACGATCAGCAACCAATGCCTTTTTGGTGTGTGGCATTGTGTATGCCACCAGATATGTGAGCTCTGAGGTTGAAGAGATATTTTATATGTTTGACACGACCACTGGAGTTGAGCAGAATAATTTAGCTATCCAGTTCCGAAAAGTCTCACCTGGCATCCAGTACATTAACTACAACCCGCGAGATAAATTGCTGTATGTGTATAGCGATGCCTATGTTGTTAGTTACAGTTTATTCTTTTCATAA